A single Lactuca sativa cultivar Salinas chromosome 8, Lsat_Salinas_v11, whole genome shotgun sequence DNA region contains:
- the LOC111895800 gene encoding uncharacterized protein LOC111895800, whose protein sequence is MLNKLPKKKGDPGSLTLPCQFGNLATIHSLADSGASVNLMPYSFFKKLDLPEPRPIRMAIHLANKSVTFPRGICEDLLVKVHKFVFPVDFIILDMEVDSQVPIILGIPFLNTASAIVDMRDSKLTLRVGDESVTFGVDQAMKHARNSDDTAFAIDMLDELMEEWNNEEPNKSTITFDEELDVERELLEIERLLEEAYYNELIKTTEKPTRRVAPIYSLSPYEEPRLITNSAQDSTSPLTRLDVFTIQNTKIELKSLPDHLEYAFLEEGQQKPVIIGADLVKHEKESLVDVLKKRQGDIAWKITDIKGITPTYCSHKINLEEGG, encoded by the coding sequence ATGTTGAACAAATTACCGAAGAAGAAGGGTGACCCGGGAAGCTTAACATTGCCTTGCCAATTTGGGAATTTGGCCACGATTCATTCTTTGGCTGATTCGGGAGCAAGTGTAAATCTCATGCCATATTCGTTTTTCAAGAAATTAGATCTCCCGGAGCCGAGGCCAATTCGAATGGCAATCCACTTAGCAAATAAATCGGTTACATTCCCAAGAGGAATATGCGAAGATCTATTGGTGAAGGTTCATAAGTTCGTGTTCCCCGTGGACTTTATAATTTTAGACATGGAAGTGGATTCTCAAGTCCCAATCATCCTTGGAATACCTTTCCTTAACACCGCAAGCGCTATAGTTGACATGCGAGATTCAAAACTTACTCTACGGGTGGGAGATGAATCAGTCACTTTCGGGGTTGATCAAGCCATGAAGCATGCAAGGAATAGTGATGACACTGCATTTGCGATTGATATGTTGGATGAATTAATGGAGGAATGGAATAATGAAGAACCAAACAAGTCCACTATCACCTTTGATGAAGAACTTGATGTTGAAAGAGAACTACTGGAAATAGAGAGACTGTTGGAAGAAGCTTATTATAATGAATTAATAAAGACCACTGaaaaacctactcgccgagtagccccgATCTACTCACTGAGTCCATACGAAGAACCCAGATTAATCACGAATTCTGcccaggactcgacgagtcccctcaCTAGACTCGACGTGTTCACCATTCAGAACACGAAAATTGAGCTGAAATCACTACCAGATCACTTGGAGTACGCATTTCTTGAAGAAGGCCAACAAAAACCAGTAATTATAGGTGCTGATTTGgtcaaacatgaaaaagaaagTCTTGTAGATGTACTAAAGAAGAGGCAAGGTGATATAGCATGGAAGATTACCGACATCAAAGGAATTACTCCAACATATTGTTCTCATAAAATTAACTTAGAAGAGGGGGGCTAA